A genome region from Sulfurovum sp. TSL6 includes the following:
- the murG gene encoding undecaprenyldiphospho-muramoylpentapeptide beta-N-acetylglucosaminyltransferase: protein MSIVMTGGGTGGHLAIIKAVKEHLNGEELIYIGSTKGQDRQWFEHDDDFTHKYFFETRGVVNQGALGKVKSLFMMFKATMKAIKLLRKHKAKVVFSVGGFSSAATAFAAKILRIPLVIHEQNAALGSLNKLLKPHASVFISSYLEESPIKAYPIKQIFFDNARIRDRVGTIIFLGGSQGAKAINRLALQIAPQLKERGIKIIHQAGQNNIDEVQKAYDGLDIEAEVFGFTDRLADYMKEADLAIARSGASTLWELSATAVPTLYIPYPFAASDHQFHNAQFLVEKELAWIMREDEIDTEKVLALLNEDLSEKSKGLMEIVEKNGSEKIAELLTQI, encoded by the coding sequence ATGAGTATCGTGATGACAGGTGGCGGAACTGGTGGACATTTGGCCATCATTAAAGCCGTTAAAGAGCACCTTAACGGGGAAGAACTTATCTATATCGGTTCAACCAAAGGACAGGATAGACAGTGGTTTGAGCATGATGATGACTTTACACACAAATACTTTTTTGAAACGCGTGGTGTCGTAAACCAGGGAGCACTAGGGAAGGTTAAGTCACTTTTTATGATGTTCAAGGCAACGATGAAAGCGATCAAACTTTTAAGAAAACATAAGGCCAAAGTGGTCTTTTCAGTAGGTGGTTTTTCTTCTGCGGCTACTGCATTTGCAGCCAAGATCTTACGTATCCCGTTAGTCATTCATGAACAAAATGCGGCACTGGGTTCGCTCAACAAACTACTCAAGCCTCATGCCTCAGTATTCATCTCTTCGTATCTTGAAGAGAGCCCTATTAAAGCATATCCGATCAAGCAAATATTTTTCGATAATGCCCGTATACGAGACAGGGTGGGGACGATCATCTTTCTTGGTGGATCGCAAGGGGCAAAGGCTATTAACAGACTGGCTTTACAGATAGCACCCCAACTCAAAGAAAGAGGGATCAAGATCATCCATCAGGCTGGTCAAAACAACATCGATGAGGTACAAAAAGCCTATGATGGATTAGATATAGAAGCAGAAGTATTTGGTTTTACTGACAGACTTGCAGACTATATGAAGGAAGCAGATCTTGCCATAGCACGCTCTGGTGCTTCCACACTCTGGGAGTTGTCTGCTACGGCAGTACCTACGCTCTACATTCCTTACCCGTTTGCCGCGAGTGACCATCAGTTTCATAATGCACAGTTCCTGGTAGAAAAAGAGCTCGCATGGATCATGAGGGAAGATGAGATAGATACTGAAAAAGTTCTGGCACTGTTGAATGAGGATCTGTCTGAAAAGAGTAAGGGACTTATGGAGATCGTTGAAAAAAATGGTAGTGAAAAGATCGCTGAGTTATTGACACAAATCTGA
- the alaS gene encoding alanine--tRNA ligase — MDIRKEFLDFFQSKGHQLIPSSPLVPDDATLMFTNAGMVQFKNIFTGEAPIPEIPRATSSQTCLRAGGKHNDLDNVGYTARHHTLFEMLGNFSFADYFKKEAIAYAWEFITDEKYLNLPVEKLWVTVHTSDDEAEELWKEHIAADRILRFGDADNFWQMGDTGPCGPSSEIFYDQGEENFNGPEDKMGGEGDRFLEIWNLVFMQYYRDETGTLSPLPKPSIDTGMGLERVVAIKEGKLNNYHSSLFTPFLDKIGELVGTPYDFEAENSASYRVIADHLRSVSFLLAQGVNFDKEGRGYVLRRIMRRAIRHGYLLGLREPFMYKLVDTLVDLMGEQYDYLPGRSEAIKTSMKMEEERFFDTIEAGIKLFNEELKNTTDVFNGEVAFKLYDTYGFPLDLTEDMLREKNIKLDIDAFDAKMEAQKAQSKANWKGTGDAATTGDFKALKEQFDINTFVGYESTTASAKVWALLDDNFKQVESIDGKGWVLLDKTPFYAESGGQTGDSGTLNNDIKVLDTRKFLEMNLSEVKGKLSVGDEVEAVVDNSRAEIEKHHSATHLLHAALREILGDHIAQAGSLNDDKRLRFDFSHPQAMTAEEIAKVEAWVNDKISRAIPGKTEVMSTDEAKNSGAMALFGEKYGDEVRVVSFAGDSIELCGGTHVENAAQIGLFMITKESGVSAGVRRIEAVCGNAAREAVNALRDELNEVKTELKNQNPIAGIAKLKEQVKTLKGELASAMSSSQKELNAVEVNGVNVIVEEIENGDIKTMIDELKNKYENIAVMLFMKKGDKVMLAAGSKNTPIKAGDWIKSIAPIVGGGGGGRPDFAQAGGKDPSKITTALEEAKVYLSEVLEGGN, encoded by the coding sequence ATGGATATCAGAAAAGAATTTCTAGACTTTTTTCAAAGCAAAGGGCATCAGCTCATACCATCTTCACCACTCGTACCGGACGATGCGACACTTATGTTCACCAATGCAGGTATGGTACAGTTTAAGAACATCTTTACCGGTGAAGCACCTATCCCTGAGATACCTCGTGCTACCTCTTCACAAACCTGTTTAAGAGCAGGTGGAAAGCACAATGACCTTGATAACGTCGGTTACACGGCACGTCACCATACTCTTTTTGAAATGTTGGGGAACTTCTCTTTTGCTGATTATTTTAAAAAAGAAGCGATCGCTTATGCATGGGAGTTCATTACAGATGAGAAGTATTTGAACCTTCCTGTAGAAAAGCTTTGGGTAACTGTGCATACAAGTGATGATGAAGCTGAAGAGCTATGGAAAGAACATATTGCAGCAGATCGTATCTTGCGTTTTGGCGATGCCGATAACTTCTGGCAGATGGGTGATACCGGTCCTTGCGGTCCTTCTTCTGAAATCTTTTATGACCAGGGTGAAGAAAATTTCAATGGTCCCGAAGACAAAATGGGTGGAGAGGGTGATAGATTTCTAGAGATCTGGAACCTGGTATTCATGCAGTACTACCGTGATGAAACAGGTACCCTTTCACCACTGCCAAAACCTAGTATCGATACAGGTATGGGACTTGAGAGAGTGGTAGCTATCAAAGAGGGTAAACTCAACAATTACCACTCTTCACTCTTTACACCTTTCCTGGATAAGATCGGTGAACTTGTAGGCACACCTTATGATTTTGAGGCAGAGAACTCTGCTTCATACCGTGTGATCGCAGATCACTTACGTTCGGTCTCTTTCTTGCTTGCGCAAGGAGTGAACTTTGACAAAGAGGGACGCGGGTATGTACTTCGTCGTATTATGCGTCGGGCCATCCGTCACGGGTACCTGCTTGGATTACGTGAACCGTTTATGTATAAACTGGTTGATACCTTAGTGGATCTTATGGGTGAGCAGTATGATTATCTGCCTGGCAGATCTGAAGCGATCAAGACTTCTATGAAAATGGAAGAAGAGCGTTTCTTCGATACGATCGAAGCAGGGATCAAACTCTTTAATGAAGAGTTGAAAAATACCACTGATGTCTTTAACGGTGAAGTGGCATTTAAGCTCTATGATACGTACGGTTTCCCGCTTGATCTTACAGAAGATATGCTTCGTGAGAAAAATATAAAACTGGATATCGATGCCTTTGATGCTAAGATGGAAGCACAAAAGGCGCAGTCTAAAGCGAACTGGAAGGGTACAGGTGATGCTGCGACTACAGGTGATTTTAAAGCACTTAAAGAGCAGTTTGATATCAACACGTTTGTAGGCTATGAAAGCACAACGGCAAGCGCAAAAGTATGGGCTCTGCTGGATGATAACTTTAAACAGGTAGAGAGCATCGATGGTAAAGGTTGGGTTCTGCTTGACAAAACACCTTTTTATGCTGAGTCAGGTGGACAAACAGGTGACAGTGGAACACTCAATAATGATATAAAAGTGCTTGATACAAGAAAGTTCCTGGAGATGAACCTTTCTGAAGTCAAAGGTAAGTTGAGTGTAGGTGATGAGGTAGAGGCTGTGGTAGATAACAGCCGTGCTGAGATAGAAAAACATCACTCTGCAACACACTTGCTTCATGCGGCTCTGAGAGAGATTTTGGGAGATCACATCGCTCAAGCGGGTTCACTCAATGACGACAAAAGATTGCGTTTTGACTTCTCTCATCCACAGGCGATGACGGCAGAAGAGATCGCTAAAGTGGAAGCATGGGTGAACGATAAGATATCCAGAGCTATCCCAGGTAAAACAGAGGTAATGTCTACCGATGAAGCGAAGAACTCTGGTGCTATGGCACTCTTTGGCGAAAAGTATGGCGATGAAGTACGCGTCGTCAGTTTTGCCGGAGACTCCATAGAGTTATGCGGGGGTACACACGTAGAGAATGCTGCACAGATAGGACTTTTCATGATCACTAAAGAGAGTGGTGTCAGTGCCGGTGTGAGACGTATAGAAGCTGTTTGCGGAAATGCTGCAAGAGAAGCTGTAAATGCACTTAGAGATGAACTCAATGAGGTCAAAACAGAGCTCAAGAATCAAAATCCTATAGCAGGTATCGCTAAACTCAAAGAACAGGTGAAGACACTTAAAGGTGAATTGGCTTCTGCTATGAGCAGCTCTCAAAAAGAGTTGAACGCCGTTGAAGTCAACGGTGTGAATGTCATCGTAGAAGAAATCGAAAATGGTGACATTAAAACCATGATCGATGAGCTCAAAAATAAATATGAGAACATTGCTGTGATGCTCTTTATGAAAAAAGGTGACAAAGTCATGCTTGCTGCAGGCTCTAAAAATACACCGATCAAGGCAGGTGACTGGATCAAGTCGATCGCTCCGATCGTTGGCGGTGGCGGCGGTGGACGCCCTGACTTCGCACAGGCAGGTGGAAAAGATCCAAGTAAGATCACGACAGCGCTTGAAGAAGCAAAAGTCTACTTGAGTGAAGTGTTGGAAGGCGGAAATTAA
- the maf gene encoding septum formation inhibitor Maf, with protein MIYLCSSSESRALLLRKFGIDFVQKSVEYDEEQITTPIAKDFVYTASKGKLDAAIREFGLDNPLLCADTVIAAADGTILRKAKNVEDARRILNIQSGSTISIISSAHYRSKHLAFSDISATHYHFSKFEEEDLERYLESGLWQGKAGGCMVEGFCKKYIKSVDGYESTAMGLQVESLLPWIKIGS; from the coding sequence ATGATTTATTTATGTTCATCTTCTGAAAGCAGGGCGTTGCTTCTTCGTAAATTTGGGATTGATTTTGTTCAAAAGTCCGTAGAGTATGATGAAGAACAGATCACCACACCCATTGCAAAAGATTTTGTCTATACCGCAAGTAAAGGTAAGTTGGATGCAGCCATTCGTGAGTTTGGCTTGGATAACCCTTTGCTTTGTGCAGATACGGTCATTGCAGCTGCTGATGGCACTATCTTGCGAAAAGCCAAAAATGTGGAAGACGCAAGACGCATTTTGAACATACAAAGCGGTTCGACTATCTCTATCATCTCCTCTGCGCACTACAGGTCAAAGCACCTTGCTTTTTCAGATATCTCTGCAACGCATTATCATTTTTCAAAGTTTGAAGAAGAGGATCTGGAAAGATATCTTGAGAGTGGACTATGGCAGGGTAAAGCAGGAGGATGTATGGTCGAAGGTTTTTGCAAAAAGTACATTAAATCTGTAGACGGGTATGAAAGCACGGCGATGGGACTTCAGGTAGAAAGTCTCTTACCATGGATAAAGATTGGAAGTTAA
- a CDS encoding pyridoxal phosphate-dependent aminotransferase family protein, whose amino-acid sequence MEVKMYENELKALKKAGRFRERKLFDDTLDDLASNDYLGLSLKKKQFKKAVKLVNEYETVSSKASMLVNGYHPIHRIFEMTMAEYNGFEEGLVVGSGFLANMALIEALVRKGDMLFMDEEYHASGVMASQLLGDRVVTFAHNDADDLREKLAAHPAKRQIIAVEGVYSMGGDLCKKEIFEIADEVEALLIVDEAHSAGVLGLNLLGIFEYYGISINERHIKMGTLGKAYGSYGAYILASKNVISFLVNRAKPIIYSTAPSVFDTALALVNVKHIRKNAEKYTKKILERQMAVRKQLGTECQSLIVPIEMPSNEHALFVQKGLMAQGYLVGAIRQPTVEKPIIRVILNLGVSVKKIRHALALISHNTVQ is encoded by the coding sequence TTGGAAGTTAAGATGTATGAAAACGAATTAAAAGCCCTTAAAAAAGCGGGACGATTTAGAGAGCGTAAGCTTTTTGATGACACATTGGATGATCTGGCCTCCAATGATTATCTGGGGTTGTCACTGAAGAAAAAACAGTTTAAAAAAGCAGTAAAACTGGTGAATGAATATGAGACAGTCAGTTCCAAAGCCAGTATGCTCGTGAATGGATACCATCCTATACACAGGATCTTTGAGATGACCATGGCAGAGTACAACGGTTTTGAAGAAGGACTTGTGGTAGGTTCAGGATTTTTGGCAAACATGGCACTGATAGAAGCGTTAGTTCGTAAAGGTGATATGCTTTTTATGGATGAAGAGTACCATGCCTCTGGTGTGATGGCTTCACAACTTTTGGGAGACAGGGTGGTGACATTTGCTCATAATGATGCGGATGATTTGAGAGAAAAATTAGCAGCACATCCTGCCAAAAGACAGATCATCGCAGTGGAAGGTGTCTACTCTATGGGTGGTGATCTTTGTAAAAAAGAGATATTTGAAATTGCCGATGAAGTTGAAGCACTGCTTATCGTAGATGAAGCACACAGTGCTGGGGTACTTGGACTCAATCTATTGGGTATTTTTGAGTATTATGGCATTAGCATTAATGAGAGACATATAAAGATGGGGACACTGGGTAAAGCCTATGGTTCTTATGGGGCCTATATTTTGGCGTCCAAAAATGTGATCAGTTTCTTGGTGAACAGGGCCAAACCTATTATCTACTCTACGGCACCTTCTGTATTCGATACAGCATTGGCATTGGTCAATGTCAAACATATACGTAAAAATGCAGAAAAATATACAAAGAAGATCCTTGAACGACAGATGGCGGTAAGAAAACAGTTGGGTACAGAGTGTCAAAGTCTTATTGTACCTATAGAAATGCCGAGTAATGAGCATGCATTGTTCGTGCAAAAAGGGTTGATGGCCCAAGGATATCTGGTAGGAGCGATCCGTCAGCCTACGGTGGAAAAGCCTATCATAAGGGTGATACTGAATTTGGGTGTCTCTGTGAAGAAGATCAGGCATGCGTTAGCACTCATTAGTCATAACACGGTACAATAA
- a CDS encoding transglycosylase domain-containing protein, with product MFNSLIKGSIILAMLFGVALTAAFIYAYEEISLDADKLINYKPETSSIVYDRYGEKLAYVFKDQHRLYARYDEIPGFLVEGLVAMEDTQFFEHNGVNPDAILRAIVKDIQAGAFVEGGSTLTQQLIKNKILSNEKKLARKIKEAILALKIERELSKEDIIERYLNEISYGNNYFGVKTAANGYFHKELNELTLKEAAILVGLPNAPSFYNPLKHYKRALDRANNVLYRMKSIGWITQSDYLKAVKESPEIYRTSLTQNIAPGIVDEVLRRFKGKLGDIRTGGYEIYTTVDMKQQAIAKEAVDFAYKKALAKYKEKAETSTLNTAFVAVESKTGDILAMVGGADYKKSAYNRVTQSKRQPGSAFKPFIYQTALDMGYNPASPLTDLARTFQYYQNGEPKIWAPKNYERDFKGFVPFREALVHSRNLATINLVADLGVSTIRKRLAFLDVPHIPRDMSIALGNLGLSPLKMAQIFSVFANEGHMIEPRLVSKIISKEGAVIYETRPKEIEDFTTPEQAYLMTDVLMDVVKRGTGRNARVEGIELAGKTGTTNNNIDAWFCGYSPTIETIVWFGRDDNRRIGRGATGGALAAPAFSFYYKKLLALYPETKRTFDIPEGVYRGEYHGKSELYTQNSPLPDSHKRTVRNYDEYEQLLEEEMEIREDIDLYEDGEIGYAPTINIDEDPVSEEEIVEEDDPLHPKRKVPLTPVSNDSGTLF from the coding sequence GTGTTCAACAGTTTAATAAAAGGTTCCATTATCTTGGCAATGCTATTTGGCGTGGCATTGACTGCAGCTTTTATTTATGCCTATGAAGAGATATCTTTAGATGCAGATAAACTCATTAACTATAAGCCTGAAACATCTTCGATCGTTTATGATAGATATGGTGAGAAACTTGCCTATGTTTTTAAAGACCAACACCGTCTTTATGCACGTTATGACGAAATTCCAGGATTTCTTGTTGAAGGACTTGTGGCGATGGAAGATACACAGTTCTTTGAACATAACGGGGTGAACCCGGATGCGATCCTCAGAGCGATAGTCAAAGATATACAAGCAGGTGCTTTTGTTGAGGGTGGAAGTACGCTGACCCAACAGCTTATCAAGAATAAAATACTCTCAAACGAAAAGAAACTTGCACGTAAGATCAAAGAAGCCATTTTGGCACTCAAGATCGAACGTGAGTTAAGTAAAGAAGATATCATTGAGCGGTACCTCAATGAGATATCCTATGGAAATAATTACTTTGGTGTCAAAACCGCTGCAAACGGGTACTTTCATAAAGAGCTGAATGAGTTGACGCTCAAAGAAGCAGCCATTTTAGTAGGTTTACCAAATGCACCGAGTTTTTATAATCCACTTAAACATTACAAACGTGCTTTGGACCGTGCTAACAATGTACTCTACCGTATGAAAAGCATAGGATGGATCACACAAAGTGATTATCTTAAAGCAGTCAAAGAATCCCCTGAAATCTATAGGACCTCTTTAACCCAAAATATTGCACCCGGTATCGTAGATGAAGTACTGAGACGGTTTAAAGGTAAATTGGGTGACATCCGTACCGGCGGATATGAGATCTACACCACTGTAGATATGAAACAGCAAGCTATTGCAAAAGAGGCGGTTGATTTTGCCTATAAAAAAGCACTTGCTAAATATAAAGAGAAAGCAGAAACTTCTACATTAAATACAGCATTTGTAGCCGTAGAGAGTAAAACAGGTGATATTTTAGCGATGGTTGGCGGTGCAGATTATAAAAAATCTGCCTATAACCGTGTGACACAGTCAAAGCGTCAGCCAGGATCTGCATTTAAACCGTTTATTTACCAAACAGCCTTAGACATGGGGTACAATCCCGCAAGTCCTTTGACAGATCTGGCGAGAACTTTCCAATATTATCAAAATGGTGAACCAAAAATTTGGGCACCTAAAAACTATGAACGTGATTTTAAAGGATTTGTTCCATTCAGGGAAGCATTGGTTCACTCACGAAACCTTGCAACGATCAATTTAGTCGCTGATCTGGGCGTGAGTACTATTCGTAAAAGATTGGCATTTTTAGATGTGCCGCATATCCCTAGAGACATGTCCATAGCCTTAGGTAACCTAGGGTTAAGTCCATTGAAAATGGCACAGATCTTTTCAGTATTTGCGAATGAAGGTCATATGATAGAGCCAAGACTTGTAAGCAAGATCATCTCTAAAGAGGGTGCAGTGATCTATGAAACACGTCCTAAAGAGATAGAAGATTTTACCACGCCTGAACAGGCTTATTTGATGACAGATGTTTTGATGGATGTCGTTAAAAGAGGTACAGGTAGAAATGCAAGAGTAGAAGGCATAGAACTTGCAGGGAAAACGGGAACGACCAACAACAATATCGATGCATGGTTCTGTGGGTACTCCCCAACCATTGAAACTATTGTCTGGTTCGGTCGGGATGACAATAGACGCATAGGACGCGGAGCGACCGGAGGTGCACTGGCTGCACCTGCATTTTCTTTTTACTATAAAAAATTATTAGCGTTGTATCCTGAGACAAAACGAACATTTGATATACCCGAAGGTGTATATAGAGGTGAGTATCATGGCAAGTCAGAACTTTACACACAAAATTCTCCACTGCCTGACAGTCACAAAAGAACAGTGCGAAATTATGATGAATATGAGCAACTCTTAGAAGAAGAGATGGAGATCAGAGAAGATATCGATCTTTATGAAGATGGAGAGATAGGATATGCACCTACGATCAATATTGATGAAGATCCGGTTTCTGAAGAAGAAATAGTTGAAGAAGATGATCCTTTACATCCCAAACGAAAGGTGCCTTTAACGCCTGTTTCTAACGACAGTGGTACCTTGTTTTAA
- a CDS encoding DsbA family protein — translation MQKELIFVLDPMCSWCWGFAPVIEELRTTLNDEYTFSLVLGGLRTKGQMSWNESAKAYLKGHWRQVSQSTGQTFSDSLFEKVFFDYDTYPACKAVITVRELFGMQSAFDYLHTIQEAFYTRAEDITNLEILTSLLHRSESDKSAFKTFFESDRAQLLMEHDFAKARSMGANAFPSVVVIDEEGHMVCQKGYRSLHELQKLLK, via the coding sequence ATGCAAAAAGAGTTGATCTTTGTTCTTGATCCCATGTGTTCATGGTGTTGGGGATTTGCGCCTGTGATAGAAGAGCTACGTACTACACTGAATGACGAGTATACGTTCTCTCTGGTCTTAGGTGGCTTACGTACCAAAGGTCAAATGTCTTGGAATGAGAGTGCAAAAGCGTATCTAAAAGGACATTGGAGACAAGTCTCACAAAGCACAGGACAGACATTTTCAGACAGCTTATTTGAAAAAGTGTTTTTTGACTACGACACATACCCTGCATGCAAAGCAGTGATAACTGTAAGAGAACTTTTCGGGATGCAAAGTGCTTTTGATTATTTGCATACGATACAAGAAGCATTTTATACCAGGGCTGAAGATATCACAAACCTAGAGATTTTAACCAGTTTACTACATAGGTCAGAGTCAGATAAAAGCGCATTTAAAACGTTCTTTGAAAGTGACAGAGCACAGCTTCTGATGGAACATGATTTCGCAAAAGCACGTTCCATGGGTGCCAATGCATTTCCTTCGGTAGTCGTCATAGATGAAGAGGGACACATGGTCTGCCAAAAAGGCTATCGAAGTCTACATGAACTGCAAAAGCTCTTAAAATAA
- a CDS encoding sodium:proton antiporter → MHSFAPEIILITILGLVVFSDALANKLKIPSVFLLLIGSYVIYTYVPMAVPIDLPHYFDTIILLCIPLIFMGDALHLHFSDIKKHGWSIFYLAVIAVALSIAAGASMYYFGIFEGLTLGAYVSLFAINMATDAVSVQSVLSRFKGIGHDIKVLIEGESLGNDATAVIAFFFIGLPWMMSGTIDAGEAAMDAIRVFAVSMGMGIGLGYLFYMLMKLINDKRGELFVFIIEAYLAYVVAEHFHVSGILTLITAIIATKAWIDIDMKTLEEGEAKKSKTFLQKLRLHGIDSTTSERMEYIYEMAKEFGYIAAVMIFFVLAEMVSLEKFWEYKAEIFTMFIITTLIRAVSMAKFAFWGSKLEQIKPVGFEGWFILTFSGMKGALSIILVHMIPSSFEYKELFEVVTTGVVMMSIFVYGTTLWAYFTFFRKEEEKKLFTH, encoded by the coding sequence ATGCATAGTTTCGCACCAGAGATCATACTTATCACTATACTGGGGTTGGTTGTCTTTTCAGATGCCTTGGCCAACAAACTCAAGATACCTTCGGTTTTTTTACTGCTCATAGGTTCCTATGTGATATACACTTATGTACCTATGGCAGTACCGATAGACCTTCCACACTATTTTGATACGATCATCTTGTTGTGTATCCCTCTTATCTTCATGGGTGATGCGTTACATCTGCATTTTTCTGACATCAAAAAACATGGCTGGAGTATCTTCTATCTGGCAGTGATCGCGGTGGCTCTTTCTATTGCTGCCGGGGCAAGTATGTACTACTTCGGGATCTTTGAAGGACTGACACTTGGCGCTTATGTCTCACTCTTTGCGATCAACATGGCGACTGATGCGGTGAGTGTGCAGTCGGTACTTTCCCGCTTTAAAGGTATCGGTCATGATATCAAAGTGTTGATCGAGGGTGAATCTTTAGGTAACGATGCCACTGCTGTTATCGCCTTTTTCTTCATAGGACTGCCATGGATGATGAGCGGTACGATCGATGCGGGTGAAGCGGCAATGGATGCGATACGTGTTTTTGCAGTGAGTATGGGGATGGGTATCGGCCTTGGATATCTCTTCTATATGCTGATGAAACTGATCAATGATAAAAGAGGAGAGCTTTTTGTTTTTATCATCGAAGCGTATCTTGCGTATGTCGTAGCTGAGCATTTTCATGTCAGTGGTATCCTAACGTTGATCACGGCAATCATCGCAACCAAGGCTTGGATCGATATCGATATGAAGACGTTAGAGGAAGGGGAAGCGAAAAAAAGCAAAACATTTTTACAGAAACTTCGTCTGCATGGCATTGACTCGACCACTTCCGAACGTATGGAGTATATTTATGAAATGGCAAAAGAGTTTGGGTATATCGCAGCAGTCATGATCTTCTTTGTTTTGGCAGAGATGGTAAGTCTAGAGAAGTTCTGGGAGTATAAAGCAGAGATATTCACAATGTTCATCATTACGACATTGATCCGTGCAGTCTCTATGGCAAAATTCGCTTTTTGGGGCAGTAAGCTAGAACAGATCAAGCCGGTGGGGTTTGAAGGGTGGTTTATCCTCACTTTCTCAGGTATGAAAGGGGCACTTTCTATCATCCTTGTACATATGATCCCTTCATCATTTGAATATAAAGAGCTTTTTGAAGTGGTTACTACGGGAGTTGTGATGATGTCTATCTTTGTCTATGGTACAACGCTTTGGGCATATTTTACCTTCTTTAGAAAAGAGGAAGAGAAAAAGCTGTTTACGCACTAG
- a CDS encoding manganese efflux pump MntP family protein, with protein sequence MDMLLILAVALAMDSVAVSIAIGSKHKKILFPRILLISAVFGLFQGAMPLVGYLIGISFAQYVQAYDHWIAFALLVGLGGKMLYEAYKDEFDEEVTDLSDKTLITLAIATSIDAMAVGVTFAFLQTDIYTASGIIALVTFLMCLGAVYIGKKLGSLLESKAEMLGGVILIGLGFKILLEHTGVL encoded by the coding sequence ATGGATATGCTTCTCATTCTTGCTGTTGCACTTGCAATGGACTCTGTCGCCGTTTCAATCGCAATTGGTTCAAAACACAAAAAAATCCTTTTTCCTAGAATACTATTAATTTCAGCAGTTTTTGGATTATTTCAGGGAGCTATGCCATTAGTCGGATACCTTATTGGCATAAGTTTTGCTCAATATGTTCAGGCATATGACCACTGGATTGCATTTGCGTTACTCGTAGGTTTAGGTGGAAAGATGCTCTATGAAGCATACAAAGATGAATTTGACGAAGAAGTAACTGACTTATCGGACAAAACCCTCATTACATTAGCCATTGCAACCAGCATAGATGCAATGGCTGTTGGGGTAACCTTTGCTTTTTTACAAACTGATATTTATACGGCATCAGGCATTATTGCTCTGGTAACATTTCTAATGTGTTTAGGTGCAGTATATATTGGAAAGAAGTTAGGTTCTCTTCTCGAATCCAAGGCTGAAATGCTTGGAGGAGTGATCCTTATCGGATTAGGATTTAAAATTCTTCTCGAACACACGGGCGTTCTGTAG